From a single Maylandia zebra isolate NMK-2024a linkage group LG3, Mzebra_GT3a, whole genome shotgun sequence genomic region:
- the LOC112431124 gene encoding uncharacterized protein LOC112431124 has translation MVGLVCGVSLIIILLLLLYRCRQSKYSCFTRSIQSESHSPGSSTNHGVNQNETHEYGYVQYGTNHIYESVSHVEDNRNGAVYVLKSTEQLQMKLVFDLMKLIPCDMFTIL, from the exons ATGGTTGGACTGGTTTGTGGAGTCTCTCTCATTATTATTCTCCTGCTCTTGTTGTATCGCTGCAGACAGTCCAAGT attcctgcttcaccag gtCGATCCAGTCTGAGAGTCACAGTCCGGGCTCCTCCACAAATCATGGAGTCAACCAGAATGAAACTCATGAGTACGGCTATGTTCAATACG GTACTAATCACATCTACGAATCAGTTTCTCATGTCGAAGACAACAGAAATGGTGCAGTATATGTGTTGAAAAGCACAGAGCAGTTACAGATGAAActtgtttttgatttaatgAAACTAATTCCATGTGACATGTTTACAATCCTGTAa